One Streptomyces sp. NBC_01237 genomic region harbors:
- a CDS encoding enoyl-CoA hydratase/isomerase family protein — MTSLDSVLDKDGVRLTVEDAVATVTLTNPARRNAQSPALWRALTEAGRVLPGNVRVVVLRGEGKSFSAGLDRQAFTPEGFDGEPSFLDMARGPEAELDATIAEYQEAFTWWRRNDIVSIAVVQGHAIGAGFQLALACDLRIAAEDVQFAMRETSLGLVPDLTGTHPLVNLVGYARALEICATGRFVYAEEAERTGLANLVVPADQLDAAAHDLSAALLASPRDAVIETKALLSGAASRGYEEQRAAERAAQGRRLRDLAGLTD; from the coding sequence ATGACCTCGCTCGACTCTGTGCTCGACAAGGACGGCGTACGGCTCACCGTCGAAGACGCGGTTGCCACGGTGACACTCACCAACCCGGCCAGGCGCAACGCTCAGTCTCCCGCTCTGTGGCGGGCGTTGACAGAGGCCGGACGGGTGCTCCCCGGCAACGTGCGGGTCGTTGTGCTCCGCGGCGAAGGCAAGTCCTTCTCCGCGGGCCTCGACCGGCAGGCGTTCACCCCCGAGGGGTTCGACGGTGAGCCGTCCTTCCTCGACATGGCGCGCGGCCCGGAGGCCGAACTCGACGCGACCATCGCCGAGTACCAGGAGGCGTTCACCTGGTGGCGCCGCAACGACATCGTGTCGATCGCGGTCGTCCAGGGGCATGCCATCGGTGCCGGATTCCAGCTCGCCCTCGCCTGTGATCTGCGGATCGCCGCCGAGGACGTGCAGTTCGCCATGCGCGAGACCAGTCTCGGTCTCGTCCCGGACCTCACGGGCACCCACCCCCTGGTGAACCTCGTGGGGTACGCCCGCGCGCTCGAAATCTGCGCCACCGGACGCTTCGTGTACGCCGAGGAGGCCGAGCGCACCGGCCTCGCCAACCTCGTCGTCCCGGCCGACCAGCTCGACGCGGCCGCCCACGATCTGTCCGCCGCCCTGCTGGCCTCCCCCCGCGACGCCGTCATCGAGACCAAGGCCCTGCTCAGCGGCGCGGCCTCCCGCGGCTACGAGGAGCAGCGCGCCGCCGAGCGCGCCGCTCAGGGCCGCAGGCTGCGCGACCTGGCCGGTCTCACCGACTGA
- a CDS encoding VIT1/CCC1 transporter family protein: MTDGQVHDEPHNNVRGSRLNWLRAAVLGANDGVVSTAGLVVGVAGATGDRGALLTAGLAGLLAGSMSMAAGEYVSVSTQRDSEKAALATEKQELQEAPEAELVELTGLLQGKGLSEEVAREAAVQLTERDALRAHAEVELGIDPDDLTNPWHAAGASFLAFTVGALLPLLAMVLPPSSLRLPVTVASVLVALALTGWWSARLGDAAPGPAVLRNMCGGAVAMGVTYGAGALLGAVGA; the protein is encoded by the coding sequence GTGACGGACGGACAGGTTCACGACGAACCCCACAACAACGTACGCGGCTCCCGGCTGAACTGGCTCCGGGCCGCGGTCCTCGGCGCCAACGACGGTGTGGTCTCCACCGCGGGACTCGTCGTCGGCGTCGCCGGAGCCACCGGCGACCGCGGCGCGCTCCTCACCGCGGGCCTGGCCGGACTGCTGGCCGGGTCCATGTCCATGGCGGCGGGCGAGTACGTCTCGGTCTCCACCCAGCGCGACTCGGAGAAGGCGGCGCTGGCCACCGAGAAGCAGGAGCTCCAGGAGGCCCCCGAGGCCGAACTCGTCGAGCTCACGGGCCTGTTGCAGGGCAAGGGGCTGAGCGAGGAGGTCGCCCGCGAGGCCGCGGTCCAGCTCACCGAGCGCGACGCGCTGCGCGCCCACGCGGAGGTCGAGCTGGGCATCGACCCGGACGACCTGACGAACCCCTGGCACGCGGCGGGCGCGAGCTTCCTGGCGTTCACCGTGGGCGCTCTGCTGCCCCTGCTGGCGATGGTGCTGCCGCCCTCCTCGCTCCGGCTCCCAGTCACGGTGGCGTCCGTGCTGGTGGCGCTCGCCCTGACCGGCTGGTGGAGCGCCCGCCTCGGCGACGCGGCCCCCGGCCCGGCGGTGCTGCGCAACATGTGCGGGGGAGCGGTGGCCATGGGAGTGACGTACGGGGCGGGGGCGTTGCTGGGGGCGGTGGGGGCCTGA
- a CDS encoding glycoside hydrolase family 15 protein gives MTPRIEDYALIGDLQTAALVGRNGSVDWLCLPRFDSGACFAALLGDEDNGHWRIAPKGTDSTDTCTRRSYLGDSLVLETYWETRTGTVRVIDFMPQRDKAPDVIRIIEGVSGSVDMHSVLRLRFDFGSVVPWMRRSHGHRVAVAGPDSVWLRSEPPVKTWGQQFSTCSSFTVAEGESVSFVLTWHPSHSPRPKLIDPHKALKHSLADWAKWSAKCTYQGKYRDAVLRSLITLKALTYGPTGGIVAAPTTSLPEEIGGVRNWDYRFCWLRDATLTLGALVSAGYVEEASDWRDWLLRAVAGDPADLQIMYGLAGERRLPETELPWLAGYENSRPVRTGNAAVRQRQLDVYGEVIDSLRLAREAGIADKPHAWNLQLSLLGFLESTWREPDEGLWEIRGERRHFVHSKVMAWVAADRAVRTLEENPGLPGDAERWRAMRSAVHAEVCAKGYDPERNTFTQSYGSRELDASTLLIVRTGFLPPDDPRVVGTVDAVRKELGRDGLVRRYSTDGTSGDGLPGDEGAFIVCSFWLADALRGIGRAAEAEELFERLLELRNDVGLLAEEYDPVARRQLGNFPQAFSHIGLVNSAVALTADDAAG, from the coding sequence GTGACTCCACGTATCGAGGACTACGCCCTCATCGGCGATCTCCAGACCGCGGCCCTGGTCGGCAGGAACGGTTCCGTCGACTGGCTCTGCCTGCCCCGCTTCGACTCCGGCGCCTGTTTCGCAGCCCTGCTCGGCGATGAGGACAACGGCCACTGGCGCATCGCCCCCAAGGGCACGGACAGCACGGACACCTGCACCCGGCGCAGCTATCTGGGTGACTCGCTCGTGCTGGAGACGTACTGGGAGACCCGGACCGGCACGGTCAGGGTCATCGACTTCATGCCGCAGCGCGACAAGGCGCCCGACGTCATCCGGATCATCGAAGGGGTGAGCGGCAGTGTCGACATGCACTCCGTCCTGCGGCTGCGCTTCGACTTCGGTTCGGTCGTGCCCTGGATGCGCCGCTCGCACGGCCACCGGGTGGCGGTCGCGGGTCCCGACTCCGTCTGGCTGCGCAGCGAGCCCCCGGTCAAGACGTGGGGGCAGCAGTTCAGCACCTGCTCCTCGTTCACGGTCGCCGAGGGCGAGTCGGTGTCCTTCGTCCTCACCTGGCACCCCTCGCACTCGCCGCGCCCGAAACTGATCGACCCGCACAAGGCGCTGAAGCACTCCCTGGCCGACTGGGCGAAGTGGTCGGCGAAATGCACGTACCAGGGCAAGTACCGCGATGCCGTGCTCCGCTCGCTGATCACTCTGAAGGCCCTCACCTACGGACCGACCGGCGGCATCGTGGCGGCCCCGACCACCTCGCTGCCGGAGGAGATCGGTGGCGTACGGAACTGGGACTACCGCTTCTGCTGGCTGCGGGACGCCACGCTGACCCTCGGCGCCCTGGTGTCCGCCGGCTATGTGGAGGAGGCGTCGGACTGGCGGGACTGGCTGCTGCGGGCCGTCGCCGGGGACCCGGCCGATCTCCAGATCATGTACGGCCTGGCGGGCGAGCGCAGGCTCCCGGAGACGGAGTTGCCGTGGCTGGCCGGGTACGAGAACTCCCGGCCGGTCCGCACCGGCAACGCGGCGGTCCGGCAGCGGCAGCTCGATGTGTACGGCGAGGTCATCGACTCGCTCCGGCTGGCCAGGGAGGCCGGAATCGCCGACAAGCCGCACGCCTGGAATCTTCAGCTCAGCCTCCTGGGCTTCCTGGAGTCCACCTGGCGCGAGCCGGACGAGGGGCTGTGGGAGATCCGCGGGGAACGCCGTCACTTCGTGCACTCCAAGGTGATGGCCTGGGTCGCCGCCGACCGCGCGGTGCGCACCCTGGAGGAGAACCCCGGCCTGCCGGGCGACGCCGAGCGGTGGCGGGCGATGCGGTCCGCCGTGCACGCCGAGGTCTGCGCCAAGGGGTACGACCCCGAACGCAACACCTTCACCCAGTCCTACGGTTCGCGCGAGCTGGACGCCTCGACCCTCCTGATCGTCCGGACCGGTTTCCTGCCGCCGGACGATCCCCGGGTCGTCGGCACCGTCGACGCGGTACGCAAGGAGCTGGGCCGCGACGGCCTGGTACGCCGCTACAGCACCGACGGCACCTCCGGCGACGGGCTGCCGGGCGACGAAGGGGCCTTCATCGTCTGCTCGTTCTGGCTGGCCGACGCGCTGCGCGGGATCGGGCGGGCGGCCGAGGCCGAGGAGCTGTTCGAGCGGCTGCTGGAGCTCCGCAACGACGTGGGGCTGCTGGCCGAGGAGTACGACCCGGTCGCGCGGCGCCAGCTGGGCAACTTCCCGCAGGCCTTCAGCCACATCGGACTGGTGAACAGCGCTGTCGCCCTCACCGCCGACGACGCGGCAGGATAG
- a CDS encoding DUF6286 domain-containing protein — translation MTEPHEPTGSTQRLPATGRQSDTDVREPDGGAGASAAHDPVPAPEKGGGRAGRFWSARRIPAALLALVVLGGAGLLLYDIAAVRADRPAMQWRRSLADDLAERPLDNVWVLVGAGVAAALGLWLILLALTPGLRDLLPMRRDRAGVRAALDRTAAALVLRDRAVEVSGVQSVRVRMGRGKAAVRAVSHFRELDDVRTDLDAALGAGIKELGLARQPSLSVQVRRPTKKG, via the coding sequence ATGACCGAACCTCATGAGCCGACGGGCAGCACCCAGCGGCTGCCCGCGACCGGCCGGCAGAGCGACACGGACGTGCGCGAACCGGACGGGGGCGCGGGGGCGTCCGCCGCCCACGACCCGGTACCCGCACCGGAGAAGGGCGGAGGCAGAGCGGGCCGGTTCTGGTCGGCGCGCCGGATTCCGGCGGCCCTGCTCGCCCTGGTGGTCCTGGGCGGCGCCGGTCTGCTGCTCTACGACATCGCCGCGGTACGGGCGGACCGCCCGGCGATGCAATGGCGGCGCTCGCTCGCCGACGATCTGGCGGAACGGCCGCTGGACAATGTCTGGGTGCTGGTCGGGGCCGGTGTCGCGGCCGCACTCGGCCTCTGGCTGATCCTGCTCGCCCTCACCCCCGGACTGCGCGATCTGCTGCCGATGCGCCGTGACCGTGCCGGTGTACGGGCCGCACTCGACCGGACCGCGGCCGCCCTGGTCCTGCGCGACCGGGCCGTGGAGGTGTCCGGGGTGCAGTCCGTACGGGTCCGGATGGGGCGCGGCAAGGCGGCCGTGCGCGCGGTGTCCCACTTCCGGGAACTCGACGACGTACGGACGGACCTGGACGCCGCGTTGGGGGCGGGAATCAAGGAACTGGGCCTGGCCAGGCAGCCGAGTCTGTCCGTCCAGGTCCGCCGTCCGACGAAGAAGGGGTGA
- a CDS encoding helix-turn-helix domain-containing protein, whose amino-acid sequence MAETLKKGSRVTGAARDKLAADLKKKYDSGASIRALAEETGRSYGFVHRMLSESGVTLRGRGGATRGKKAAAA is encoded by the coding sequence GTGGCCGAGACTCTGAAGAAGGGCAGCCGGGTAACCGGCGCCGCGCGCGACAAGCTCGCGGCAGACCTGAAGAAGAAGTACGACTCCGGTGCGAGCATCCGGGCGTTGGCCGAAGAGACCGGCCGCTCCTACGGATTCGTCCACCGGATGCTCAGCGAGTCCGGAGTGACGCTGCGGGGACGTGGCGGAGCTACGCGCGGCAAGAAGGCCGCTGCGGCCTGA
- a CDS encoding ABC-F family ATP-binding cassette domain-containing protein: MITASGIELRAGARILIESASFRVAKGDRIGLVGRNGAGKTTLTKCLAGEGTPAGGTITRSGEVGYLPQDPRTGDLDILARDRILSARGLDAILRRMRENEDRMANGQGATREKAMKKYERLETEFLTKGGYAAEAEAATIAAALSLPDRVLGQPLHTLSGGQRRRVELARILFSDADTLLLDEPTNHLDADSIVWLRDYLKNYRGGFIVISHDVDLVETVVNKVFYLDANRAQIDVYNMGWKLYQQQREADEKRRKRERQNAEKKAATLNAQADKMRAKATKTVAAQNMAKRADRLLSGLEAVRVSDKVAKLRFPDPSPCGKTPLMAEGLSKSYGSLEIFTDVDLAIDKGSRVVILGLNGAGKTTLLRLLGGAEKPDTGEIIEGHGLKLGYYAQEHETLDPERTVLENMRSAAPDLDLVEVRKTLGSFLFSGDDVDKPAGVLSGGEKTRLALATLVVSSANVLLLDEPTNNLDPASREEILGALRTYKGAVVLVTHDEGAVEALQPERIILLPDGVEDLWGADYRDLVALA, translated from the coding sequence GTGATCACCGCTTCCGGCATCGAGCTGCGTGCCGGCGCCCGCATCCTGATCGAGTCCGCTTCCTTCCGGGTCGCCAAGGGCGACCGCATCGGCCTCGTCGGCCGCAACGGTGCGGGCAAGACCACCCTCACCAAGTGCCTCGCGGGCGAGGGCACCCCCGCGGGCGGCACCATCACCCGGTCCGGCGAGGTCGGCTACCTCCCGCAGGACCCGCGCACCGGCGACCTCGACATCCTGGCCCGGGACCGCATCCTCTCCGCCCGCGGCCTCGACGCGATCCTGCGCAGGATGCGCGAGAACGAGGACCGGATGGCGAACGGCCAGGGCGCCACCCGCGAGAAGGCGATGAAGAAGTACGAGCGCCTGGAGACGGAGTTCCTCACCAAGGGCGGATACGCCGCCGAGGCCGAGGCCGCCACCATCGCCGCCGCGCTCAGCCTGCCCGACCGGGTGCTCGGCCAGCCCCTCCACACCCTCTCCGGTGGTCAGCGCCGACGCGTCGAGCTGGCCCGCATCCTCTTCTCGGACGCCGACACCCTGCTCCTCGACGAGCCCACCAACCACCTCGACGCGGACTCGATCGTCTGGCTGCGCGACTACCTCAAGAACTACCGCGGCGGCTTCATCGTGATCTCCCACGATGTCGACCTCGTCGAGACCGTCGTCAACAAGGTCTTCTACCTCGACGCCAACCGTGCGCAGATCGACGTCTACAACATGGGCTGGAAGCTCTACCAGCAGCAGCGCGAGGCCGACGAGAAGCGCCGCAAGCGCGAGCGCCAGAACGCCGAGAAGAAGGCCGCGACCCTCAACGCACAGGCCGACAAGATGCGCGCCAAGGCCACCAAGACGGTCGCCGCCCAGAACATGGCCAAACGCGCCGACCGGCTGCTGTCCGGCCTGGAGGCCGTCCGGGTCTCCGACAAGGTCGCCAAGCTGCGCTTCCCCGACCCCTCGCCGTGCGGCAAGACCCCGCTGATGGCGGAGGGCCTGTCCAAGTCCTACGGCTCGCTCGAAATCTTCACCGACGTCGACCTCGCCATCGACAAGGGCTCCCGCGTCGTCATCCTCGGCCTCAACGGTGCGGGCAAGACCACACTGCTGCGCCTCCTCGGCGGTGCCGAGAAGCCGGACACCGGCGAGATCATCGAGGGCCACGGCCTCAAGCTCGGCTACTACGCCCAGGAACACGAGACCCTGGACCCGGAACGCACCGTCCTGGAGAACATGCGCTCCGCCGCGCCCGACCTCGACCTGGTCGAGGTCCGCAAGACACTCGGCTCGTTCCTCTTCTCCGGCGACGACGTCGACAAGCCCGCCGGAGTGCTCTCCGGCGGCGAGAAGACCCGCCTCGCGCTCGCGACCCTGGTCGTCTCCTCGGCCAACGTCCTGCTCCTCGACGAGCCCACGAACAACCTCGACCCGGCCAGCCGCGAGGAAATCCTCGGCGCGCTGCGCACGTACAAGGGCGCCGTCGTCCTCGTCACCCACGACGAAGGCGCGGTCGAGGCACTCCAGCCGGAGCGGATCATCCTGCTCCCCGACGGCGTCGAGGACCTGTGGGGTGCGGACTACCGGGACCTCGTCGCCCTGGCCTGA
- the amaP gene encoding alkaline shock response membrane anchor protein AmaP, which translates to MLRTVNRVLLGLAGLLLIIVGGAVLAVGLGASLPSWWPWDGKHDVLLSEADRDRWRDDGWWWPTVIAVLAVLVVLALWWLLAQLRRARLSEVLVDSGDGEGAVLRGRALEGVLSDEAGALDGVARAQVALLGRRTAPRTRVRLLMEPHAAPEQTLRVLSDEALAHARESAGLAELPAEVRLKAVKHRAERVT; encoded by the coding sequence GTGCTCAGGACCGTCAACCGGGTACTGCTGGGCCTTGCCGGGCTCCTGCTGATCATCGTGGGCGGCGCCGTGCTCGCCGTCGGCCTCGGTGCGTCGCTGCCGTCCTGGTGGCCGTGGGACGGAAAGCACGACGTGCTGCTCAGCGAGGCCGACCGGGACCGCTGGCGCGACGACGGCTGGTGGTGGCCCACCGTCATCGCGGTCCTCGCCGTCCTGGTCGTCCTCGCCCTGTGGTGGCTGCTCGCCCAGCTGCGGCGCGCCCGCCTCTCGGAGGTGCTGGTCGACAGCGGCGACGGCGAGGGCGCGGTGCTGCGGGGCCGGGCGCTGGAGGGCGTGCTCTCCGATGAGGCGGGAGCCCTGGACGGGGTGGCCCGCGCCCAGGTCGCGCTGCTGGGCCGGCGCACCGCGCCCCGGACCAGGGTCCGGCTGCTGATGGAGCCGCACGCGGCCCCGGAACAGACGCTGCGGGTCCTCTCCGACGAGGCGCTGGCCCACGCCAGGGAATCGGCAGGGCTGGCCGAACTGCCCGCCGAGGTACGGCTGAAGGCCGTCAAGCACCGTGCGGAACGGGTGACCTGA
- a CDS encoding SURF1 family cytochrome oxidase biogenesis protein has translation MYRFLLTRQWVILTLLTLVLIPTMVELGFWQLHRHQHRVAQNSLISQNLKADPVPVARITSPGHTVPRADYWRAVTATGTFDTAHEVVVRRRTSDDDRIGFHVLTPLDLKGGGTVLVNRGWIPTAASQQAFPKVPAAPRGEVTVAGRLKADETTGSSGIKDLAGLPDRQVMLINSSQQSQLLSRPVLGGYIEQTSPEPADGTPEPIASPDDSSIGPHMAYAVQWWLFAAGVPVGWVILVRREKRDRLEAAKQAAAQDEAAEQPEPATA, from the coding sequence GTGTACCGCTTCCTGTTGACCCGGCAGTGGGTGATTCTCACCCTCCTCACGCTCGTCCTGATTCCCACCATGGTCGAGCTGGGTTTCTGGCAGCTGCACCGGCACCAGCACCGGGTCGCGCAGAACTCCCTGATCTCGCAGAACCTCAAGGCGGATCCGGTCCCGGTCGCCCGGATCACCTCTCCGGGACACACCGTTCCGCGCGCCGACTACTGGCGCGCGGTCACCGCCACGGGGACGTTCGACACCGCGCACGAGGTCGTCGTACGGCGCCGCACCTCGGACGACGACCGGATCGGCTTCCACGTCCTGACCCCGCTGGACCTCAAGGGCGGCGGCACCGTCCTGGTCAACCGCGGCTGGATCCCCACCGCCGCGAGCCAGCAGGCGTTCCCCAAGGTCCCGGCCGCGCCCAGGGGCGAGGTGACCGTCGCCGGCCGGCTCAAGGCCGACGAGACGACGGGCAGCAGCGGCATCAAGGACCTGGCCGGCCTGCCGGACCGCCAGGTGATGCTGATCAACAGCTCCCAGCAGTCCCAGCTGCTCTCCCGGCCGGTGCTCGGCGGGTACATCGAGCAGACCTCGCCCGAGCCGGCCGACGGCACGCCCGAGCCGATCGCCTCCCCCGACGACAGCTCCATCGGCCCGCACATGGCGTACGCGGTCCAGTGGTGGCTGTTCGCCGCCGGGGTCCCGGTCGGCTGGGTGATTCTCGTACGCCGGGAGAAGCGCGACCGTCTGGAGGCCGCGAAGCAGGCCGCCGCGCAGGACGAAGCGGCCGAGCAGCCCGAGCCCGCGACCGCCTAG
- a CDS encoding SDR family oxidoreductase, protein MDLGLKDRVYIVTGATRGLGNATARALAADGAKVIISGRDEKGAAEAAAELGPDAVGVAADNADPSAAQRLVDTATERFGRLDGILISVGGPAPGFLADNTDDQWQTAFESVFLGAVRLARTTAAALGEGGVIGFVLSGSVHEPIAGLTISNGLRPGLAGFAKSLADELGPRGIRVIGVLPALIDTDRVRELDALSGDAEAARTAKEARIPLRRYGTPEEFGKTAAFLLSPAASYLTGIMVPVDGGSRHGF, encoded by the coding sequence ATGGATCTTGGACTGAAGGACCGTGTCTACATCGTCACCGGCGCCACCCGTGGGCTGGGCAACGCCACGGCGCGTGCCCTGGCCGCCGACGGGGCGAAGGTGATCATCAGTGGCCGGGACGAGAAGGGGGCCGCGGAGGCCGCCGCCGAACTGGGGCCGGACGCCGTGGGGGTCGCCGCGGACAACGCCGACCCGAGCGCGGCGCAGCGTCTGGTGGACACGGCGACGGAACGGTTCGGCCGCCTGGACGGCATCCTCATCAGCGTCGGCGGTCCGGCGCCCGGCTTCCTCGCGGACAACACGGACGACCAGTGGCAGACGGCCTTCGAGTCGGTGTTCCTGGGCGCCGTGCGGCTCGCCCGGACGACGGCCGCCGCCCTCGGCGAGGGCGGGGTCATCGGCTTCGTGCTCTCCGGCTCGGTCCATGAGCCGATCGCCGGGCTGACCATCTCCAACGGGCTGCGCCCCGGCCTGGCGGGCTTCGCCAAGTCCCTGGCCGACGAACTCGGCCCGCGCGGCATCCGCGTCATCGGGGTGCTGCCCGCGCTGATCGACACGGACCGGGTACGCGAACTGGACGCGCTGTCCGGCGACGCGGAGGCTGCCCGTACGGCCAAGGAGGCACGCATCCCGCTGCGCCGCTACGGGACGCCGGAGGAGTTCGGGAAGACCGCGGCCTTCCTGCTCTCCCCCGCCGCGTCCTATCTCACGGGCATCATGGTGCCGGTCGACGGCGGCTCACGGCACGGGTTCTGA
- a CDS encoding Asp23/Gls24 family envelope stress response protein translates to MTDTPQRNRPENLGKDTGDDRGKSPLGKRGGGDPATRGRTTIADGVVEKIAGMAARDVVGVHAMGSGLSRTFGAVRDRVPGGGKSVTRGVKAEVGESQTALDLEIVVDYGVSIADVARDVRENVVAAVERMTGLEVVEVNIAVSDVKLPDEDDDEDEPEPRLQ, encoded by the coding sequence ATGACTGACACCCCACAGCGGAACCGGCCCGAGAACCTCGGCAAGGACACGGGCGACGACCGGGGCAAGAGCCCGCTCGGCAAGCGTGGCGGGGGAGACCCCGCCACCCGTGGCCGTACCACGATCGCCGACGGCGTGGTCGAGAAGATCGCCGGAATGGCCGCACGTGATGTCGTCGGTGTCCACGCGATGGGCAGCGGCCTCTCCCGGACCTTCGGGGCGGTGCGCGACCGGGTCCCCGGCGGCGGCAAGTCCGTCACCCGCGGGGTCAAGGCCGAGGTCGGCGAATCGCAGACCGCACTGGACCTGGAGATCGTCGTCGACTACGGCGTGTCCATCGCCGATGTCGCCCGCGATGTACGGGAGAACGTTGTCGCGGCGGTCGAGCGCATGACCGGTCTCGAAGTCGTCGAGGTCAACATCGCGGTGAGCGACGTCAAGCTGCCCGATGAGGACGACGACGAGGACGAGCCCGAACCACGCCTCCAGTAG
- a CDS encoding VOC family protein, with the protein MAGAADGVPTVFPTILYDDAKAAIRTLTQALGFTEEAVYEGEDGSVLHAELSCGNGRVMLGSRGREGVFARAMAGSGPVGVYVVVDEVDEHHARAVEHGVEILMPPTDQDYGSRDYMARDAEGNVWSFGTYAPGSAG; encoded by the coding sequence ATGGCTGGTGCGGCGGACGGCGTACCGACGGTCTTCCCGACGATCCTGTACGACGACGCGAAGGCCGCGATCAGGACGCTGACGCAGGCCCTCGGCTTCACCGAGGAAGCGGTGTACGAGGGCGAGGACGGCAGCGTGCTGCACGCCGAGCTGTCCTGCGGCAACGGCCGGGTGATGCTCGGCTCCAGGGGCCGTGAGGGCGTCTTCGCCAGGGCGATGGCGGGCTCGGGCCCGGTGGGCGTGTACGTGGTCGTGGACGAGGTGGACGAGCACCACGCGCGGGCGGTGGAGCACGGCGTGGAGATCCTGATGCCGCCCACGGACCAGGACTACGGCTCACGGGACTACATGGCGCGCGACGCGGAGGGCAACGTGTGGAGCTTCGGGACGTACGCCCCGGGGTCGGCGGGCTGA
- a CDS encoding DEDDh family exonuclease, with the protein MTMLDDRQIAAPWPTAYPQGYAVVDVETTGLARDDRIVSAAVYRLDAQGNVEDHWYTLVNPERDPGPVWIHGLTSEVLEGAPLFPEVAAALSERLADRVLVAHNAAFDWSMLAREYARAAVVAPVEQRLCTIALAKELRLPLPNHKLSSLAAHFGVVQQHAHHALDDARVLAEAFRPSLHAAARGGVRLPLLECRPLTEWSDSPVTPRVGYQASYQQNSWRPSRKRPACPYPNPGRYEKDKPLRQGMRVAFSGDTSIDRELLEDRVVEAGLHVATSVSRLTSLLVTNDPDAATSKTLKAKSFGTPVLEESAFTHLLRDVAPADAPASPSVPPPASPGATAPAPAPSSE; encoded by the coding sequence GTGACCATGCTCGACGACCGCCAGATTGCAGCGCCGTGGCCGACCGCCTACCCACAGGGGTACGCGGTCGTCGACGTGGAGACGACCGGACTCGCCCGAGACGACCGGATAGTGTCCGCCGCTGTCTACCGTCTCGACGCCCAGGGCAACGTCGAGGACCACTGGTACACCCTGGTCAATCCGGAGCGGGACCCGGGTCCCGTCTGGATCCACGGTCTGACCAGCGAGGTGCTGGAGGGCGCGCCGCTCTTCCCGGAGGTCGCGGCCGCGCTCTCCGAACGGCTCGCGGACCGGGTGCTCGTCGCGCACAACGCGGCCTTCGACTGGTCGATGCTCGCCCGGGAGTACGCCCGCGCCGCGGTCGTCGCGCCCGTCGAGCAGCGGCTGTGCACGATCGCGCTCGCCAAGGAGCTGCGGCTGCCGCTGCCCAACCACAAGCTGTCCTCGCTCGCCGCCCACTTCGGCGTCGTGCAGCAGCACGCCCACCACGCCCTGGACGACGCCCGGGTGCTGGCCGAGGCGTTCCGGCCGAGTCTGCACGCCGCCGCCCGTGGCGGGGTGCGGCTGCCGTTGCTGGAGTGCCGCCCGCTGACCGAGTGGTCCGATTCCCCGGTCACCCCGCGCGTCGGGTACCAGGCTTCGTACCAGCAGAACAGCTGGCGGCCCTCGCGCAAGAGGCCGGCCTGCCCGTATCCCAATCCGGGGCGGTACGAGAAGGACAAGCCGCTCAGGCAGGGCATGCGGGTGGCGTTCTCCGGGGACACCTCGATCGACCGTGAGCTGCTGGAGGACCGCGTCGTGGAGGCCGGGCTGCATGTGGCGACCAGTGTGTCGCGGCTGACCAGCCTGCTGGTCACCAACGACCCCGACGCGGCGACGTCCAAGACGCTGAAGGCGAAGTCGTTCGGCACACCGGTGCTGGAGGAGAGCGCCTTCACCCATCTGCTGCGCGATGTCGCCCCCGCCGACGCGCCCGCCTCCCCGTCCGTTCCCCCGCCCGCTTCTCCGGGTGCGACGGCGCCCGCGCCCGCACCGTCATCGGAGTGA